From a region of the bacterium genome:
- a CDS encoding aldo/keto reductase, translated as MQYRDFGNLGYKVTALGYGAMRLPEDEEGNVRRDEAVAVIRAGIDAGINYVDTAPLYNRGQSEEVVGEALANGYRERVWLSTKNQRVNDDPDDWRRRLDESLRKLKTDYVDVYHLWGISWKEFTEHLAVKDGPLAAARRAREDGLFRHLFFSFHAPPEDFFKIIDTGEFVGCTVQYNLIDRKNEAGLAYAAAKGLAVVIMGPVGGGRLAGPSSVLEDSGFSAASTAELALRFVLANAHVSCAISGMSSREQLRENVATASRADRLDEAEVARINESFDEYRKLAELYCPGCDYCKPCPENVAVSRVLALYNLARVYGLEDAAKKLYAEIGRTGFFARMNNAAACTSCGECVEKCPQKLDIPEELAAAHAALGNGKGER; from the coding sequence GTGCAATACCGCGACTTCGGCAATCTCGGATATAAAGTTACCGCGCTGGGTTACGGCGCCATGCGCCTCCCGGAGGACGAGGAAGGGAACGTCCGACGCGACGAGGCCGTCGCCGTAATCCGCGCGGGCATCGACGCCGGCATCAACTACGTCGATACCGCGCCGCTGTACAATCGCGGCCAGTCGGAAGAGGTGGTCGGCGAAGCTCTCGCCAACGGCTACCGCGAGCGCGTGTGGCTCTCCACCAAGAACCAGCGCGTCAACGACGACCCGGACGACTGGCGCCGCCGCCTCGACGAATCCCTCCGCAAACTCAAAACCGATTACGTCGACGTCTACCACCTGTGGGGAATAAGTTGGAAGGAGTTTACGGAGCACCTGGCGGTAAAGGACGGGCCGCTGGCGGCCGCGCGCCGCGCCCGGGAGGACGGCCTCTTCCGCCACCTATTCTTCTCGTTTCACGCGCCGCCGGAGGATTTCTTTAAAATAATCGATACCGGCGAATTCGTCGGCTGCACGGTCCAGTATAATTTGATAGACCGTAAAAACGAAGCCGGCCTCGCGTACGCCGCGGCCAAGGGCCTGGCGGTCGTGATTATGGGGCCGGTGGGGGGAGGCCGTCTGGCCGGGCCGTCGTCGGTGCTGGAGGACTCAGGGTTTTCGGCCGCGAGCACCGCCGAGCTGGCGCTCCGCTTCGTCCTGGCCAACGCCCACGTGAGCTGCGCCATCTCCGGGATGAGCAGCCGCGAGCAGCTGCGCGAGAACGTCGCGACGGCTTCGCGCGCGGACCGGCTGGACGAGGCCGAGGTCGCCCGCATCAACGAGAGCTTCGACGAGTACCGTAAACTCGCGGAACTCTATTGCCCCGGCTGCGACTACTGCAAACCGTGCCCGGAGAACGTGGCCGTTTCGCGGGTGTTGGCGCTTTACAACCTGGCTCGAGTTTACGGCCTGGAGGATGCGGCCAAGAAGCTGTACGCCGAGATAGGGCGCACCGGCTTCTTCGCCCGGATGAACAACGCCGCCGCCTGTACCTCCTGCGGCGAGTGCGTCGAGAAGTGCCCGCAAAAATTGGATATCCCGGAGGAGTTGGCCGCGGCGCACGCGGCGCTGGGCAATGGAAAAGGCGAACGATAA
- a CDS encoding cation diffusion facilitator family transporter, which yields MEKANDNTRSLLAVTRLAVCSNAALTAGKLVAGVAMSSAAVVAEGLHSGVDLVAALIAFWAVRKARQPADADHAFGHGKYDALSGATEGLLIFGAAFFIIAEAFRKIITGGEIEKLGLGAAVMAASALINFLVSAQLFTVARRTGSVAVEADGHHLRTDVWTSLGVLAGIGLIRLTGVHILDPIAAFVVAALILFTAWRITRKSIGDLLDRRLPASEEKRIAEIVTKGHPHWLEYHRLRTRRAGGQRHVDLHLVTCRDIPLELAHSLTEDLEDDIRREFPRAEIITHVEACEKAENECDDACPMYDIKMKVITRAEGR from the coding sequence ATGGAAAAGGCGAACGATAATACCCGCTCCCTCTTGGCCGTTACGCGCCTGGCGGTATGTTCCAACGCGGCGCTGACGGCCGGCAAGCTCGTCGCCGGCGTCGCGATGTCCTCGGCCGCGGTGGTCGCGGAGGGTTTACATTCCGGCGTGGACCTCGTCGCGGCCCTCATAGCCTTTTGGGCGGTACGGAAGGCTCGGCAGCCCGCGGATGCCGACCACGCCTTCGGCCACGGCAAGTACGACGCGCTCTCGGGCGCCACGGAGGGCCTATTGATTTTCGGCGCGGCTTTCTTTATAATCGCGGAAGCCTTCCGGAAGATTATAACGGGGGGCGAGATCGAGAAACTCGGCCTGGGCGCCGCGGTCATGGCGGCGTCGGCGTTGATAAATTTCTTGGTGTCGGCGCAACTCTTCACCGTGGCGCGGCGGACCGGCTCGGTCGCGGTGGAGGCCGACGGCCATCATCTCCGCACCGACGTCTGGACGTCGCTGGGGGTGCTCGCCGGCATCGGCCTCATCAGGCTGACCGGTGTTCACATCCTCGACCCCATCGCGGCGTTCGTCGTCGCGGCGCTGATATTGTTTACGGCCTGGCGAATTACCAGGAAGTCCATCGGCGACCTACTCGACCGGCGTTTGCCCGCGAGCGAGGAGAAGCGTATCGCCGAGATCGTAACCAAAGGCCACCCTCACTGGCTCGAATACCATAGGCTCCGCACGCGGCGGGCCGGCGGCCAGCGCCACGTCGACCTGCACCTGGTCACGTGCCGCGACATACCGCTCGAGCTCGCCCACAGCTTGACGGAGGACCTGGAGGACGACATACGGCGGGAGTTTCCCCGCGCCGAGATAATCACCCACGTCGAGGCGTGCGAGAAGGCGGAGAACGAGTGCGACGACGCTTGCCCGATGTACGATATTAAGATGAAAGTCATCACCCGCGCCGAGGGGCGGTAA
- the dnaX gene encoding DNA polymerase III subunit gamma/tau codes for MAVSDYQVFARRFRPLDFAEVVGQEAVTRTLANAVSGGRVAQAYLFAGPRGVGKTSVARILAKALNCSRGPTVTPCGECDNCRAIAAGNDTDVLEIDGASNRGIDDVRELRERVRFAPGHSPYKIYIIDEVHMLTAEAFNALLKTLEEPPSHVVFVFATTRFDKVPATIVSRCQRFIFRRIQTAAIEDKLRVIAEKEGLSVEPRALSLIARRAAGSMRDGESLFDQVIAFAEDEITPHDVERTLGLVAAEAVEKLASAVLAADGAGALLAVDALAREGADLVQAVHQLVEYLRDLMVLAAAPDEPDLVDVSGDEREKLRAVAARQSPATLLNIINVFLEAAGPMSRVLSPRLVLEYAALKAARIRNLLPVEDLLKAYAGEEEPVAAEPPGEVPKAGPAPGAPAEVSKSLTETWQRVLAALGESDKALRALVAPARLISFTEDEFRLGFPEKYRVSAEKVDDEERRAALAEAVGAILGRPVKIRVELEAGAPASSASEGTLFRDMPLVAEIRDRYGGEIVEEKEVAAPEEES; via the coding sequence ATGGCGGTTTCGGATTACCAGGTTTTCGCTCGGCGGTTCCGGCCGTTGGATTTCGCCGAGGTCGTAGGTCAGGAGGCGGTTACGCGCACGCTGGCCAACGCCGTCTCCGGCGGCCGCGTCGCCCAGGCGTACCTGTTCGCCGGGCCGCGGGGCGTGGGCAAGACGTCGGTGGCCCGCATCCTGGCCAAGGCGCTCAATTGCAGCCGGGGCCCGACCGTGACGCCGTGCGGCGAGTGCGACAACTGCCGCGCCATCGCCGCCGGCAACGACACCGACGTGCTCGAGATCGACGGCGCCTCCAACCGCGGCATCGACGACGTACGCGAGCTGCGGGAGCGCGTCCGCTTCGCGCCGGGCCACAGCCCCTACAAGATATACATCATCGACGAAGTCCATATGTTGACGGCGGAGGCGTTCAACGCCCTCCTCAAGACGCTGGAAGAACCGCCCTCGCACGTGGTCTTCGTCTTCGCGACGACGCGGTTCGACAAGGTTCCGGCTACCATAGTGTCCCGCTGCCAGCGGTTCATCTTCCGGCGCATCCAGACCGCGGCCATAGAGGACAAGCTCCGCGTTATTGCCGAGAAGGAAGGGCTGAGCGTCGAGCCGCGGGCGTTGTCGCTAATAGCGCGGCGGGCCGCCGGCAGCATGCGCGACGGCGAATCCCTCTTCGACCAGGTTATCGCGTTCGCCGAGGACGAGATAACGCCGCACGACGTGGAGCGCACGCTGGGCCTGGTGGCGGCGGAGGCGGTGGAGAAGCTGGCGTCGGCGGTGTTGGCGGCCGACGGCGCGGGGGCGCTCCTCGCCGTGGACGCGCTGGCGCGGGAGGGCGCGGACCTGGTTCAGGCCGTGCACCAGCTCGTGGAATACCTGCGCGACCTTATGGTCCTGGCCGCGGCCCCCGACGAGCCGGACCTGGTGGACGTGAGCGGCGACGAACGCGAGAAGCTGCGCGCCGTCGCGGCCCGGCAGTCGCCCGCGACGTTGCTTAACATAATCAACGTCTTCCTGGAGGCCGCGGGGCCTATGTCGCGCGTCCTGTCGCCGCGGCTCGTTTTGGAGTACGCGGCGCTGAAGGCGGCCCGGATTCGCAACCTGTTGCCGGTGGAAGATTTACTGAAAGCTTACGCCGGTGAGGAGGAGCCGGTCGCGGCGGAGCCCCCCGGGGAGGTTCCGAAGGCCGGCCCGGCGCCCGGCGCCCCGGCGGAAGTTTCGAAAAGCCTCACCGAGACGTGGCAGCGCGTATTGGCCGCGCTGGGCGAGAGCGATAAGGCGCTGCGGGCGCTGGTCGCGCCGGCGCGGTTGATCTCGTTTACGGAGGACGAGTTCCGGCTGGGCTTCCCCGAGAAGTACCGCGTGAGCGCCGAGAAGGTGGACGATGAGGAGCGGCGCGCGGCGCTGGCCGAAGCCGTGGGCGCCATCTTGGGCCGGCCCGTGAAAATACGGGTGGAGCTCGAGGCGGGCGCGCCCGCGTCGTCCGCGTCGGAGGGTACGCTGTTCCGGGATATGCCGCTGGTGGCGGAGATACGCGACCGCTACGGCGGCGAGATAGTGGAAGAGAAAGAAGTCGCTGCCCCCGAGGAAGAGAGCTAA
- a CDS encoding YbaB/EbfC family nucleoid-associated protein — translation MLGNLGNLAQLLRQAKDVQQKLGEVQRKLSAMTVEVSAGGGMVTVVANGHQEILSVKIDPAAVKADEVELLEELVLAAVNAARKKAETLARDEMSGLAQEMGIPEGFKLPGA, via the coding sequence ATGCTGGGAAATTTAGGCAACCTGGCTCAGCTGCTGAGGCAGGCCAAGGACGTCCAGCAGAAGCTGGGCGAAGTGCAACGGAAACTTTCGGCGATGACGGTGGAGGTCAGCGCCGGCGGCGGTATGGTCACCGTCGTCGCGAACGGCCACCAGGAGATTCTTTCCGTGAAGATAGACCCGGCGGCGGTGAAAGCCGACGAGGTGGAGCTCCTGGAGGAGTTGGTCCTGGCCGCCGTCAACGCCGCCCGTAAAAAAGCGGAAACGCTCGCCCGCGACGAGATGTCCGGCCTCGCGCAGGAGATGGGCATTCCGGAAGGTTTTAAGCTCCCGGGCGCGTAG